The following are encoded together in the Humulus lupulus chromosome 5, drHumLupu1.1, whole genome shotgun sequence genome:
- the LOC133777983 gene encoding transcription factor MAMYB gives MEFLDEDARPKFLFKARPQAAPSATEPETYPTNKLRNPIVLLTISLSFLLLLLSIFFLQSEPFKSLLLWVSLSFVLGPFAPASITGGDVSVGQGPVLDLPDESSQSDEETKRRVSQKRSKVRRSEEVAVDSVPEVANVNGSVRERKNKKNEDNGVVVSGGEEKEWGEEEIEVLKKQLLKNPVGKPRRWEVIAEAFSGRHKVESVIKKAKELGEKKSNDADSYSDFLKKRNKTADQRIELGSANEGGSNGGDLMEENGVVSWSSGEDIALLNALKAFPKEVSMRWEKIAAAVPGKSKAACMKRVTEFKKDFRSSKASSAVEN, from the coding sequence ATGGAGTTCTTGGACGAGGACGCCAGGCCCAAGTTCCTCTTCAAGGCACGCCCACAAGCCGCTCCTTCGGCGACAGAACCAGAAACCTACCCCACCAATAAGCTCCGCAACCCAATCGTCCTTCTCACAATTTCGCTTTCGttccttctccttctcctctCTATCTTCTTCCTCCAATCCGAACCCTTTAAATCTCTTCTCTTATGGGTCTCGCTCTCCTTCGTTTTAGGCCCCTTCGCCCCCGCTTCCATCACAGGCGGTGACGTTAGCGTCGGTCAAGGCCCGGTTCTCGATCTCCCAGACGAGTCATCCCAATCTGACGAGGAAACTAAGAGGAGGGTTTCTCAGAAGAGGTCTAAAGTTCGCCGATCTGAGGAAGTTGCGGTCGATTCAGTTCCCGAGGTTGCAAACGTAAATGGGTCTGTGAGAGAACGGAAGAACAAGAAGAACGAAGATAATGGAGTTGTCGTTTCGGGGGGAGAAGAGAAGGAGTGGGGCGAGGAGGAAATTGAGGTTCTGAAAAAGCAGCTTTTGAAGAATCCGGTGGGGAAGCCGAGGCGATGGGAGGTGATTGCTGAGGCGTTCTCGGGTCGGCATAAGGTGGAGAGTGTGATCAAGAAGGCCAAGGAGTTGGGGGAGAAGAAATCGAACGATGCCGATTCGTATTCGGATTTCCTGAAGAAGAGGAATAAGACGGCGGATCAGAGAATTGAGCTCGGCTCagcaaatgaaggaggatctaaCGGAGGTGATTTAATGGAGGAAAATGGAGTAGTGAGCTGGTCTAGTGGAGAAGACATTGCTTTGCTTAATGCTTTGAAGGCTTTTCCTAAGGAGGTTTCGATGAGGTGGGAGAAAATTGCTGCTGCTGTTCCTGGAAAATCCAAGGCAGCTTGTATGAAGAGAGTTACTGAATTCAAGAAAGATTTTAGAAGCTCAAAAGCTTCTTCTGCAGTTGAGAATTAG
- the LOC133777982 gene encoding pentatricopeptide repeat-containing protein At1g32415, mitochondrial yields the protein MLLFCLRLLSFTLTRNSPKFQSCNFNASLYATHVALPKSYYLKLSFDPSRLLQCLSQQRVLEARQLLDKLSDRDGKRRIVHWTSLLTKYSKAGFIDEARRLFDIMPERNIVTFNAMLSGYVQSRRLFEAFQFFEEMPERNVVSWTSMLCGLADLGRIDELWSLFHAMPEKNIVSWNAMVSGLIRNGDLKGARLVFDQMPIKNVVSWNTMIAGYAENCKMEEAKALFDEMKDRNVITWTSIISGYCRSGYVDEGYSLFQIMPERNVISWTAMIGGFAWNGFYEEALLLFVKWKRSFDLKPNEETFISLAYACAGAGWPCLGKQLHAQIIINNLDKNDYDGRLSKSLVHMYSTFGNMNFASFIFTKNLNNFTVQSCNYLINGYIQTGDLERAQNLFDKVPIRDKVSWTSMISGYFSVGEVSKACHLFWNMPDKDAVAWTTMISGHVHSELFIEATNIFSEMRVQGVLALNSTYCTLLGAMGAMAYLDPGRQFHCLVIKTQYKFDLILDNSLISMYAKCGEINAAYSIFSNMVFRDLVSWNSMIMGFSNHGLAEKSVETFKTMVVSGTLPTSVTFLGVLSACSHAGLLSRGWELFNAMNNVYAVQPGLEHYICMIDLLGRAGKVKEAYQFVLKLPFEPENTVWGALLGICGLGETNAKIARQAAKQLLELDPLNAPAHVTLCNIYAANDQHEEEKMLRKEMGLKGVRKVPGCSWIQMKGKVHVFFSGDKAQESEVDDMLLILFNIVGES from the coding sequence ATGCTCCTCTTTTGTCTTAGACTTCTCTCTTTTACACTCACAAGAAATTCACCCAAATTTCAAAGTTGTAACTTCAATGCTTCACTATATGCAACCCATGTTGCACTCCCCAAATCCTATTACCTTAAACTCTCCTTCGACCCTTCTCGACTTCTGCAATGTCTTTCCCAACAAAGAGTTCTTGAAGCACGCCAACTGCTCGACAAATTGTCTGATAGAGATGGTAAGCGCCGCATTGTTCATTGGACTTCGTTGCTCACAAAGTACTCAAAAGCTGGCTTTATTGATGAAGCTCGCAGGCTTTTTGATATCATGCCTGAGAGAAACATTGTTACGTTTAATGCAATGTTATCAGGCTATGTGCAATCCAGAAGATTGTTTGAAGCTTTTCAATTTTTCGAGGAGATGCCAGAGAGGAATGTCGTCTCCTGGACATCCATGCTTTGTGGATTGGCAGACCTAGGGAGGATCGATGAGTTGTGGAGTTTGTTTCATGCAATGCCGGAGAAGAATATCGTTTCTTGGAATGCTATGGTGTCTGGGTTGATTAGGAATGGAGACTTGAAAGGTGCAAGGTTGGTTTTTGACCAAATGCCGATTAAGAATGTAGTTTCTTGGAACACTATGATTGCAGGGTATGCTGAGAACTGCAAAATGGAAGAAGCAAAAGCTCTGTTTGATGAGATGAAAGATAGGAATGTTATTACTTGGACTAGTATAATATCAGGTTATTGTAGGTCTGGCTATGTGGATGAAGGGTATTCCTTGTTTCAAATTATGCCCGAAAGGAATGTCATTTCTTGGACCGCAATGATTGGGGGGTTTGCTTGGAATGGCTTCTATGAAGAAGCCTTGTTGCTTTTTGTTAAATGGAAAAGGAGCTTTGACCTGAAACCAAATGAAGAGACTTTTATATCACTTGCTTATGCTTGTGCTGGTGCGGGTTGGCCTTGTCTTGGTAAGCAATTACATGCACAGATAATTATTAACAATTTGGACAAAAATGACTATGATGGCAGGTTAAGTAAGAGTCTTGTTCACATGTATTCTACATTTGGTAACATGAACTTTGCGTCCTTCATCTTTACCAAGAATTTAAATAACTTTACCGTTCAATCTTGTAATTATCTGATTAATGGCTACATTCAGACTGGAGACCTAGAAAGAGCTCAGAATTTGTTTGACAAGGTACCTATCCGAGATAAGGTCTCTTGGACTTCGATGATAAGTGGATATTTCAGTGTTGGAGAAGTTTCAAAGGCATGTCATCTGTTTTGGAACATGCCAGACAAAGATGCAGTGGCATGGACAACTATGATTTCAGGGCATGTTCACAGTGAGCTTTTCATTGAAGCTACAAATATATTTTCTGAAATGCGGGTTCAGGGTGTTTTAGCATTAAATTCCACATATTGTACTCTTCTTGGAGCCATGGGTGCAATGGCATATCTTGATCCTGGAAGGCAGTTTCATTGCCTGGTGATAAAAACACAATATAAGTTTGACTTGATTCTTGACAATTCACTGATTTCAATGTATGCCAAATGTGGGGAGATAAATGCTGCATATAGCATATTCTCAAATATGGTTTTCCGGGATTTGGTTTCTTGGAATTCAATGATCATGGGGTTTTCAAATCATGGGCTCGCAGAAAAATCTGTGGAGACCTTTAAAACAATGGTGGTATCTGGGACCCTTCCAACCTCGGTAACTTTTTTGGGTGTTTTATCAGCTTGTAGTCATGCAGGACTTTTGAGTAGAGGGTGGGAACTTTTCAATGCCATGAATAATGTTTATGCTGTTCAACCAGGCTTGGAACATTACATCTGCATGATTGATCTTCTGGGCAGGGCCGGGAAAGTAAAGGAAGCCTACCAGTTTGTCTTGAAGCTACCTTTTGAACCAGAAAATACTGTATGGGGAGCATTGCTGGGAATATGTGGCTTAGGCGAGACAAATGCCAAGATTGCTAGACAGGCAGCCAAACAATTACTGGAACTGGATCCTCTGAACGCTCCTGCTCACGTAACGCTTTGTAACATTTATGCAGCAAATGATCAGCATGAAGAGGAGAAAATGTTGAGGAAGGAGATGGGACTAAAAGGTGTGAGAAAGGTTCCTGGATGTAGTTGGATACAGATGAAAGGGAAAGTTCATGTATTTTTTTCAGGGGATAAAGCACAAGAATCAGAAGTGGATGACATGTTGTTGATCTTGTTCAATATTGTTGGTGAATCCTAA
- the LOC133779812 gene encoding kinesin-like protein KIN-13A codes for MCVVFLHSSDHALCLIYENINLKLPHNTGNFNSTNAHNTGNLNSTNAGSRRYEHESADGNINAILEEEEALIAAHRKEIEDTMEIVRKEMKLLAEVDQPGSLIDNYVAQLSFVLSRKAASLVSLQARLARFQHRLKEQEVLSRKRVPR; via the exons ATGTGTGTGGTCTTTTTACATTCATCTGATCATGCACTATGTTTGATTTATGAGAACATCAA TTTAAAGCTGCCGCATAACACTGGCAATTTCAACTCAACTAATGCACATAACACTGGCAATTTAAACTCAACTAATGCTGGTTCTAGGCGATATGAGCATGAAAGTGCTGATGGGAATATTAATGCCATACTGGAG GAAGAGGAGGCCTTGATTGCCGCTCATAGGAAAGAGATTGAGGATACAATGGAGATCGTTCGGAAA GAAATGAAACTGTTAGCAGAAGTGGACCAGCCAGGAAGTCTCATCGACAACTACGTGGCTCAGTTGAGCTTTGTTCTGTCTCGAAAGGCTGCTAGTCTGGTTAGCCTCCAAGCTCGTCTTGCAAGGTTCCAGCATAGACTTAAGGAGCAGGAGGTACTTAGCCGGAAAAGAGTACCTCGCTGA
- the LOC133777984 gene encoding uncharacterized protein LOC133777984 has translation MLAVQKGKMQQEENGDITPHQSLDKRPGIIFIGSPNAGKRTLVSRLTSIGFEDSSDSSSQELLGWTINTKYYTADVSICVAHLHDTFSISTLPSYSQLAALVMVFNMNDLSSLVSLQDWVSRNDLQKFEILLCIGNKVDLVPGHPVHSEYRRSLLKVNDLSADSQLEFDNYGISETEGSSLLGDDEPEMELEIRRSCLEWCTEHNIEFIEACASNADFDKCLSVYGDLQGVERLLGALSAHMWPGMIIKAGDKVTVAPFPEREDLSEEESDYELEYEVLSAGSAEPWDDTDKEWVSASDNPNLNGNLENVIKYDREAMRPSTSGAAMHDENDKASVIPHLEDPNQASKPDQSSHFEFEELEQLMSEISNIRDSLRLMPDFQRREMAAKMALKMATMFGGGSDDEQET, from the exons ATGCTAGCTGTACAGAAAGGGAAAATGCaacaagaagagaatggtgaCATAACTCCTCACCAATCTCTGGATAAGAGGCCCGGCATCATCTTTATTGGGTCCCCTAACGCTGGCAAGCGCACTCTTGTCTCCA GATTAACCTCGATTGGTTTTGAGGATTCTTCTGATTCATCATCCCAGGAGCTACTTGG CTGGACTATCAACACAAAGTACTACACTGCTGATGTTTCCATATGTGTGGCTCATCTTCATGACACATTCTCCATTTCGACCCTTCCATCATATTCCCAGTTAGCTGCCCTAGTCATGGTCTTCAACATGAATGAT CTCTCGTCTTTAGTTTCCCTTCAGGATTGGGTATCTCGTAATGATCTTCAAAAGTTTGAGATTTTGTTGTGCATTGGGAACAAAGTGGATCTTGTTCCTGGTCATCCAGTTCATTCTGAATACAGAAGAAGCCTTCTGAAGGTTAACGACCTGTCTGCCGACTCTCAATtggaatttgataattatgggatTTCTGAAACTGAAGGAAGCAGTTTGTTAGGAGATGATGAACCAGAAATGGAATTGGAGATTAGGAGGTCATGTCTGGAGTGGTGCACTGAGCATAATATTGAGTTCATTGAAGCATGTGCTTCTAATGCTGATTTTGACAAAT GTTTGTCAGTATATGGTGATTTACAAGGAGTTGAGCGTCTTCTTGGTGCTCTCTCTGCTCATATGTGGCCTGGAATGATTATTAAGGCAGGAGATAAGGTTACAGTAGCACCATTTCCTGAAAGAGAAG ACTTGTCCGAAGAAGAATCTGATTATGAATTGGAGTATGAAGTTCTATCTGCTGGCTCAGCTGAACCATGGGATGATACAGATAAAGAATGGGTTTCTGCAAGTGATAATCCCAATTTAAATGGCAATCTAGAGAATGTAATCAAATATGATAGGGAGGCGATGCGTCCGTCAACATCTGGGGCTGCAATGCATGATGAGAATGACAAGGCTAGTGTCATTCCCCATCTGGAAGATCCTAACCAAGCATCGAAACCAGATCAGAGTTCACATTTTGAGTTTGAGGAGTTGGAACAGTTGATGTCTGAGATCAGTAACATACGAGATAGTTTAAGGTTGATGCCTGATTTTCAGAGGAGAGAAATGGCTGCAAAGATGGCATTGAAAATGGCCACCATGTTTGGTGGTGGCAGTGATGATGAACAGGAAACATAA